The Meles meles unplaced genomic scaffold, mMelMel3.1 paternal haplotype, whole genome shotgun sequence genomic sequence aaggatcccaccaaaaaagagaactacagaccaatatccttgatgaacacagatgcaaaaattctcgccaaaatactagccaataggattcaacagtacattaaaaggattattcaccacgatcaagtgggatttattccagggctgcagggttggttcaacattcgcaaatcaatcaatgtgatagaacacattaataaaagaaagaacaggggcgcctgggtggctcagtggtttaagccgctgccttcagctcaggtcatgatctcagggtcctgggatcgagtcccacatcgggctctctgctcagcagggagcctgcttccctctcactctctctgcctacttgtgatctctctctgtcaaataaataaataaaatcttaaaaaaaaaagaaagaacaagaaccatataatactctcaatagatgctgaaaaagcatttgacaaagtacagcatcccttcctgatcaaaactcttcaaagtgtggggatagagggcacatacctcaatattatcaaagccatctatgaaaaacccaccgcaaatatcattctcaatggagaaaaactgaaagcttttccgctaaggtcaggaacacggcagggatgtccattatcaccactgctattcaacatagtactagaagtcctagcctcagcaatcagacaacaaaaagaaattaaaggcatccaaattggtaaagaagaagtcaaactatcactcttcgcagatgatatgatactatatgtggaaaacccaaaagactccactccaaaactgctagaacttgtacaggaattcagtaaagtgtcaggatataaaatcaatgcacagaaatctgttgcatttctgtacaccaacaacaagactgaagaaagagaaattaaggagtcaatcccatttacaattgcacccaaaactataagatacctaggaataaacctaaccaaagaggctaagaatctatacacagaaaattataaagtactcatgaaagaaattgaggaagacaccaaaaaatggaaaaatgttccatgctcctggattggaagaataaatattgtgaaaatgtctatgctacctaaagcaatctacacatttaatgcaatccctatcaaaataccatccatttttttcaaagaaatggaacaaataatcctcaaatttatatggaaacagaaaagacctcgaatagccaaaggaatattgaagaacaaaaccaaagttggtggcatcacaattccggacttcaagctctattacacagctgtcatcatcaagacagcatggtactggcacaaaaacagacacatagatcagtggaacagaatagagagcccagaaatagaccctcaactctatggtcaactaatcttcgacaaagcaggaaagaatgtccaatggaaaaaagacagcctcttcaataaatggtgctgggaaaattggacagccacatgcagaaaaatgaaattggaccacttccttacaccacacacgaaaatagactccaaatggatgaaggacctcaatgtgagaaaggaatccatcaaaatccttgaggagaatgcaggcagcaacctcttcgacctcagccgtagcaacatcttcctaggaacaacggcaaaggcaagggaagcaagggcaaaaatgaactattgggatttcatcaagatcaaaagcttttgcacagccaaggaaacagttaacaaaaccaaaagacaactgacagaatgggagaagatatttgcaaacgacatatcagataaagggctagtatccaaaatctataaggaacttagcaaactcaacacccaaagaacaaacaatccaatcaagaaatgggcagaggacatgaacagacatttctgcaaagaagacatccagatggccaacagacacatgaaaaagtgctccacgtcactcggcatcagggaaatacaaatcaaaaccacaatgagatatcacctcacaccagtcagaatggctaaaatgaacaagtcaggaaatgacagatgctggcgaggatgtggagaaaggggaaccctcctccactgttggtgggaatgcaagctggtgcaaccactctggaaaacagcatggaggttcctcaaaatgttgaaaatagaactaccctatgacccagcaattgcactactgggtatttaccctaaagatacaaacatagtgatccgaaggggcacgtgtacccgaatgtttatagcagcaatgtctacaatagccagactatggaaagaacctagatgtccatcaacagatgaatggataaagaagatgtggtatatatacacaatggaatactatgcagccatcaaaagaaatgaaatcttgccatttgcgacgacgtggatggaactagagcgtatcatgcttagtgaaataagtcaatcggagaaaaacaactatcatatgatctccctgatatgaggacatggagaagcaacatggggggggtagggggataggagaagaataaatgaaacaagatgggattgggagggagacaaaccataaatgactcttaatctcacaaaacaaactgggggttgctggagggaggtgggattgggagagggggagcgggctatggacattggggaggggaggcgaaccataagagactatggactctgaaaaacaacctgagggttttgaagggtcaggggtgggaggttgggggaacaggtggtgggtaatgggaagggcacgttttgcatggagcactgggtgttgtgcaaaaagaatgaatactgttacgctgaaaaaataaataaaatggaaaaaaaaaagcagcattgagggagcaaatgggggaagttccacagaattatcatggatagaattagcaaaggaaagcttaattcttatggggtattggcagtgacctctattggaaggtattttatttctttattatttctttattcatttttaaagatgttatttatttgacagagagacagcgagagcagcaacacaagcagggggagtgtgagagaaaaagtaggcttctcgctaagcaaggaaccagatgtggggctccatcccaggaccctgggatcatgacctgagacaaaagcagacgcttaatgacagagccacccaggagcccctggaaggtatttaaaaaaaaaaagtcgaattaggtagttcttatcttttaggaatgtatagtaaaatctacataaactacctaaaaatgtttgtagtacatcttatagtcagggctataaaaatggtaacaggtattgttctgaattaaagatagtctgaagggcaccccttggctcagtaggttaggcggctgccttcagttccggtcatgatctcatggtcctgggatcaagccccttgtcgggctccctgttcactgtggagcctgcttcctcctctccctctatctgcagctctcgctgctttcttcctctctctaagaaataaataaaatcttaaaaaaaaataaccttgaaaacattcggtcatccctggcctaaaaacctgacatgctttgagtaaccctcatgctggattggtttgagatcttactagatttcctcctgaagtccctgatgataccagaatcagactacattttgctgagggtgatagcatctaaaaagatgacacaaatgctCCACAGTTTATGTTCCGTATGCTTTTAGTTTACAATTTTAAGCGCTAAAGATGaccagtttttgacatagtcttcattatttaaaacttcatagatttaattttattttaataaacttaagcatttgcctttttgttgttgttccgagCTAAGCATCAGCTTgtaaattaaatagttcattaatttttatgtcagccttgatgcgattacatgcatacaaatgaaactaaactaccggagggaacttgtagagggtcagtttcaaatccgtgaattaatgcaaatggtaaggttacatcatttgggaaaagctataagctttggagaatggggaacaagcaatcaaggtaaaacagccctggtgcttgcattattcatgaaaatgagatcctgtcatctctattccaaggtgctgttgcaggagatagagcaggggccttataaaggtcagtgtgtgtctaGGACCAGCCTGATGTATGGGCAGAAAAACTCCTCTGCTgcatctttattcagaggaaatccACGGGGCTTTCATTTGACCctctgcatttctaatatttattgctactgtaacttaatattcattttattgtccCAAATATCATTGCCCTTTTCATCTATTTCTGGACCAATGTTGGCAAAATGCCAATTTTGCATAGTCatctaaataacaaaaataaaacttttgtccTACACACTTGGCAAAATccaatcatttgtttccttgaagaaAATTACCTATTTATTATCCATTAATATGTGAAGAAAATTAGTTCTGATTGTCTGGTATGGTTATATCAGGGTGACAACGGGATAAGATTCAGAAGACCTGGCTTTTGGTGCTATATCTTTATGAAGTCATTTCAGCCAGCTGGGCAATCTGCCACCAATCTCATCAGTCCCCTTGAGTCTTAGAactattccttctttttgtcCTTCTTGGAGACAGGCTTTTGTCATCTCACTGCAGGATTCCCAGTGAGAAGAACTCCTGCCAGTTcctctgcatctttttctttctctgatcatTCACCCTTAACAGTCCAGCAAGGTTCAAAACCCTGGCATCTTTTACTGTTTgtgtagaatttactttaaataattccATATGTTTACTGTAAAAGCTTCATGGCATTTGAGAATAGCCTGAAACATTCTTGAGAGGAGGGATGgttgaaaagatttttgaaaggagGTGTACTTTCTGcagggtcttaaaaaaaaaaaacaaaagtagaatttACCCAGGAACATTTTCTAGGGGAAGAGCAATGTCATGAGAAAGGTTTAAACTCACCTGGCTCTTTCAAGCAGTGGTGAGCAGACTGAGATGGAAGTCCCAGCATCTATGGGAGATAAAGTTGTTGAGTGGTGCTAATCTAGATGGTGTAGGAGACGGGGCTATGGTGCTAAATGGTAAGCCTTAGGGAGTGGAATACAGGAGGGAAAGATTTGTTAGTACGCTTCTGGTTTCTAGGGTAAAAGCACAACTCCAGTCTAGCTTAAAATACAAAGCAGGAGGGAGGATTTGTACTGGCTCCTATAACTAAGAAGTTTAAGGGGAACATTGGCATTAGGTCCTGCTAAACTCAAACAGCTGTACTTAAGAATACTGGAAATcaaattctttcccctttcttcattgCATTCCCTTTCCTTTGTAACCCAGAAgacttttgccattttgtttataAACCCACAGCTATTGCTTTCTAACTGTTCTAGCAAatgccaccaccccccccccatgccatGGCAGAAGAGGTTGCCTCTAATTGGACCTGGCTGGATGTAGAGCTCCAATGGTCATATATGCATACTTGAAGGTGAAGGTGGTAGGATCTGGACTTATTTTCTCCATCAAATAGACTAAAGGAGAGCAAGACTGACCTCCACCCTCAccaaagggggggggaagaagtcCTTTATCAGAGGGAGGGGTATGCATAGTTGAAATGAACAGAAGTCATTCTAGGTTTTTCAGCAGGACACCGAGAAAGAAGTGTGGTTAACTGACCTACGGAAATTTGGCTGTTGAGAAATTTACAAGAATCTATTACTATAGTGTGTGTTGGTTAGAGATAAGTGGACTATATTGcacacacagccccccccccgcccccccgccccggccacgAGCCACTTCTACAACCATGGGGTTGCAAACAGTGAGTCTGTACAACAAAAGCAACACTCGAGTTACattctgctaaatgaaaaaaaataataataataaaaataaatgctgctaAATGTACAAATATGTATTGTCAAGCCATTGCAAAACTGTCATACAGTCCATTCTCATAGCTCAGGAGTAACTATGAGAGCCTGAGGCATCTGGTGAGCCTGCACATGGAAGGTCTTCTCTGGAGCAGCTGTCATGGTGTCTCCCAGCCCGGATTCACCAGCCTTCTACTTACGtgttgtctgcctgtctgtccacCTATCGGTAACCAGTGCTGTTACTGGACTTGCCCTTGGGAGTCCTACCATGACTGCAAGATGCCCTCACTGGTAGCTGTCAGGAAACTTTGGTGAGGGGGAGTCTGGAAATGAGGTGGGGCATCCCTGGGCACTCAAAGCAGGATCCTGGGTAGGGAGAGAAAACCCGCCTGGGGTTCTGCTTTCACTAGGGGTCAGGGTGGGAGCCTAGAGTTTTCGCAGGTTcactctttattggtgaatttaaaatagGAGGGTAAGATTTTAGagcatggaagaggaaaaaaaaatcagccaaggtCTTAGACTGGACCAGATGTGGGTGCTTCTGAACACTTTATCCAGTCCTGTGGCCGGCATTGAGCTCAATGGGGATAGTCCTCTCTGAAGTGGATGTCTTTGCAATCAAAGCCAAAGCCAGGCATTCATGccacacagaaaaaaagccaaCCATTAGGGCTTATACTACATTAGATCAGGTGACTAAGTCATTGTTGAAGTAGAGTGACACAGGACTAATGGGGATCTAGACCTTGACCTGCcgtaatatttattatgtggatGTTTGCCAGACTGATGGCAGGGCAGATCATTCTAACCAACTGTTTATATGGAACACCTCTTATTTCACCAGTGAAATATGATTTTTGACCCCTGACCCTCTCTGGTATAGAGTACAGTCATATTTGAGGCCCTTAGTTTTACTACCCTGGGGTTTATTCCTGTTCAGGCCACATCAAATGGTGACTATCCTGAAAATGTGTAATAAAGTTAATTGAAATAAACACATCATagcttaaatctatttatttttcaaattgcagTGGGTGATCATGATATTAATTCACTGGGTCattactacctttttaaaatgaaactatagaaaatatcaagagaataaaataggattttttaaaataaaacatgtaataagtgtaaggtttgttttgtgaaactttAGTTTTGTGTCTTAATCTTATCTGTCATGAAGTATATTTTTGGTGGGCTACTGTTTAAAAAGTTGTGAAAACCACACATTTGAAGCCTGtagacattttattcctttattttgttactggCACAGCTGCTGGTTAGaatacatagtatataaatatatagtgaattcttatattttatcatagttattttatagGGTTTTATTAAGTTAAACTCGAGTGTGtttatattgaatctgtagattcttTTCACACAAAATCATCTGAATTTGTCATAGAATAAGTGGGAtattgaattaattatatttaaaagcacctgttcctctcttctctcccactccctgtaaGGCTTTACTCCTACCCACTCCCTTTCTTTactaataattattgaatggtaagcactttatatatattatgccaCTTAATCCTCTGCCCTTGAGgtgttattgttcccattttactgatggagaTATTAAGGATTAGAATCTTGACAGTAGTTTTCTCAACATCACTTAGTATTTAAACCAGGCAGATGGATTCTATAGCCTGctatcttgactgatttttttttcccgatATAAAAAACCAAGTTGGATCACCACATCAGTGGTTTTTGGATCTAATTGCTCTGAACACAGAGAACATAGGGAAGGCGAGCAGTGGAGGGTTTCTATCCCACTGAATCACAAATGCTCTATCCAGCAAATTTCATGTTCTCATATCTCTAGGGCTTTGACTTTAGGGATTACaggcaaagacatgaacagggaGATAAAAGATTGAAAGAGAGCTGTGCACCTGATTACTCAACAAAGAGCAAACAGACAGTGTCATATAGGCCATATTCTGTTGAAAGCCCCTGTCCACCCTCTCCTGCTGGCCATGTTGCTCCAGCAATGACCCATGAGTCAACCCAGAGCAGGGGGTACAGCCAGGATGAGGagtactgggttttgttttttgtttgtttgtttaaacttgAGTTCTCTAATGGCTCTGCTTTGGTCAGAAGCTTTCAGTGGCCTCCACAGAGAAATGTGATCTTTCATCTCACGTGTGTTcatctttattcctctttgtgtTCTCATTGCCTGCCTGCAAGGGTCTGTTTACAAgcatccattccttttttcttaacaacCAAGGAGTAGGACTGTTGTAtaaatctccccaccccccccaaaaaaaaacaaaaaacaaaaactaaaaccacaaacaaacatATAGACAGTTATCAAAAGGAACAAGGTAATTGTAGGTCATGACTACTCACATTATGTACATCTTTTTGTAAACTATTTGAGAACTATGAATTCCATAAGGGCATGAAAGTGACAGGCATTGTCATCCGTCTGCCCCAGAGCCCTTTGGGTAGGAGAGGAATGGCCTTTGTGAAGCAGTTCCAGAGAATCAGCACAAATCCCATTAGGAGGCCTTCAAGAAGACCAACCTGAAGTCAGTAATTCAGAAGTAGCAGGAACTGTGGCAAAGTGTGTTtgcttggatgcatgtttttgaaAGCCTGTTCTGATACTtcactgtaagggcctggttagccagatgGAGCCATTTCGTAGCAAACTGGAATTGACCGTGCCcctcccagagaaacttacttgcaaacccggATACAGTGGTGGGACAggcggatggagacatccaatcagtgggacgtgcatatatttactatggtaaattgaaattcaattggccagccgtattgcccatctagcatgactgtgcagttttccctgtgtattgcaatctcattggccgccggtgtgtggggcgggctcgaccgcctctataaaggttagtctgtgcggctgggaggagtcggcgtccagagcgtcctgagcgGCGGGCACGTGGTGGTCTTGGGGAGAAGCATCGTCGACCGGAGGggcagcgtcgccggggagcagcttcgtcgtctggaagggcagcgtcgccaggCAGCAGCCTCCTCGTCTGGGAGCAGCCTGTCTTCGGGAGTGGCGTTGTCCTCGGGAGCGGCATCATCGtccggagctgcttagtcgctggggagcggcctcgtcatcgggagcggcttcttcctctggagcggcctcttcctccagagcggcctcatGGTCAGGAGCGGTTgcgtcgctggggagcggccgcgtcagagagcagcgccaccgggaagggtcttcgtcaggtagggtagtcTTCGGGGCCAGCGTCGTCGTCGGGAACGGGCCTTGCCGCTGGGGATCAGTCTCGCCCCGAGGAGCAGCCTCGCCACTGCGGAGGGTGGTGGCCACCAGGGGGAGGGTCGTAGCTGCCGGGAaggagcggcgcccccagggagcgggctcccccgGTAGGGTCGTTGCTCGGGGCAGGGAGGGTTGTCGCCCACCGCCATGGAGGGTCTATGCTCGCCGCGggggagggtcgtcgccgccGGCGAGATGCCTCGCGGTCGGGAAGGGGCCGTGCCTGGTGTCAGGAAAGAGCTTCCCCGCGGGTGAGCCTGTGGCGCCTGGATTGGCCTCTCCCGTggtcgggaagggaggggcctcgcTCGCCGTCTGGAATGTGTCTAGCCATGGGGacctgcctcgctgggtaggatcgtCGCTCTCTGTCGGGTAGGGTCGTTGCTGTTGAGAAGCGACCACGCCGCCAGGAAGGGGCCGCTCTGCCAGTGAGCGTCCTCGCCGGGTAGGGTGGTCGCTGGTAGCCGTGGAGTAGGGGCTTTGCCCGCAgtctggaaggggcctcacagtcaggaagcggcgccgcaggggagcagcagcgcctccagggagcggcctcgcaggggaagGTCGTCGCCGCCGGGGAGGGTCCTCGCCAGGAAGGGGCCACgctgctggggagcagcctcacgGGGTAGGATCATTGCTTGCCGCCGGGGAGGGTCGCCGCCCGTCTCCGGGATGGGGCTGCGCCGCGGTGGAGTGGCCTTGTCTGGTAGGGTGGTTGCTtctagtcgggaaggggcctcgcctgccctggggtaggggccttgcctgctgtctggaaggggcctcgccatccggaagcggcgccacaggggagcagcagcgccatCAGGGAGAGGCCTAGCTGGGGAGGGTCATCGCCccggggaaggagcagagtcctcagggagtggcctcgccatgtagggtggtcgcccgccaccaggaaggggcctcaccaggcttcgggaaggggcctcgctgcTGGGGAGCGGGCCCTGCCTGGGAGCAGCCTCCCGGCTTAGGGACCTCGCCCGCCCTGGGGAACGGGCCTCGCCCACCGTCGGGAATGGGCTCTCTGGGTAGGGTCTTCGCTggtagtcgggaaggggcctcgcctgccACCAGGAAGGGGTCTCGCTGCAGGGGAGCCGCCTGGCTGGGTAGCATCTTCACTGGTGTAGGGTCATCGCTGTCCTGGAGTGGTCTCACTGCCAGGAAGCGGCCTCACTGCCGGCAAAGGGCCTCTCCGCCTGCAAGGTTTCACgcctccggggagtggcctcgctgggtagggtcatagcttgtagttgggaaggggccttcCCCGCagtcaggaaggggcctcacagctgggaagtggcgctGCAGGGGAGCGGCGCctcggggagcggcctcgcaggggaggGTCGTCGCCCGCCGCCGTGAAGCAGCTTCGCCAGGTAGGGTAATGGCTCctagttgggaaggggcctcgccgctGGGAAGGGCCTTGCCCTCTGTTGGGTAGGATTATTGCTCGCTGTCGGGTAGGGTCATCGCTGTCCAGAAGGGG encodes the following:
- the LOC123936270 gene encoding proline-rich protein 2-like, translating into MTFPGMGPGGVAPSRQRGLFPAVRPLPSGGEAPTGRRKPYPKASDGPPWRQRHSPARPLTGSAAARLRRRFPTERPLLDSDDPTRQRAIILPNRGQGPSQRRGPFPTRSHYPTWRSCFTAAGDDPPLRGRSPRRRSPAAPLPSLRPLQDSDDPTPVKMLPSQAAPLQRDPFLVAGEAPSRLPAKTLPREPIPDDCGQSPYSTATSDHPTRRGRSLAERPLPGGVVASQQQRPYPTESDDPTQRGRSPWLDTFQTASEAPPFPTTGEANPGATGSPAGKLFPDTRHGPFPTARHLAGGDDPPPRRA